A single window of Asticcacaulis sp. MM231 DNA harbors:
- a CDS encoding glycoside hydrolase family 15 protein — protein sequence MTPSPPHTLDLSPIGNCAATALIDRQGRFVWACCPRVDGEPVFSALLDPTAGDGAGYWSVEIEDQAEIEQAYIRNTAVLRTVMRDTHGNALEVIDFAPRLHHLNRTYRPWAFYRLVRPLKGAPRIRIRLTPTGNWGRDLARETAGSSHIRYECGPVDMRLTTNAPLTYVRNAHIFRLEKPLAFHLGPDEPYPNDVLADSEHMLHATTAYWQGWVRTLSLPLEWQTAVIRAAITLKLCAYEETGAIVAAMTTSIPEAPGSQRNWDYRYCWIRDAYYVVRALNRLGAADMLESYLVYLRNLVDMSAGGHVQPLYSVGLEADLVERIAPDMQGYHGMGPVRVGNQAFEHHQHDVYGQMILPLTQAFFDERFLRLGTESDFAAMERVGERAFTVYDQPDAGLWEFRTRARVHTYSALLCWAACDRLGNAAASLGLTERSEHWTHRAKIIRKAIEEKAWNETLGIFTGSFGGDEVDASLLQLFELGFLPADDPRCVATFAEVERQLRKGDNLYRYVEPDDFGEPETAFNFCTFWYIEALYMQGRVEEARDLFEAMLARRTHSGLLSEDVKVDTGELWGNFPQTYSLVGLITCATLLSRPWTAIR from the coding sequence ATGACCCCATCACCGCCCCACACGCTCGATCTGTCGCCGATCGGCAATTGCGCCGCCACAGCCCTGATTGATCGGCAAGGGCGTTTTGTCTGGGCCTGCTGTCCGCGCGTAGATGGCGAGCCGGTGTTTTCCGCCCTGCTCGATCCAACGGCGGGAGACGGCGCCGGTTACTGGTCGGTCGAAATCGAGGATCAGGCCGAGATCGAACAGGCCTATATCCGCAATACCGCGGTGCTGCGCACGGTGATGCGCGACACCCACGGCAACGCGCTTGAGGTGATCGATTTCGCGCCGCGCCTGCACCATCTTAACCGCACCTACCGGCCGTGGGCATTTTACCGCCTGGTGCGACCGCTCAAAGGCGCGCCGCGTATCCGCATCCGCCTGACGCCGACGGGTAACTGGGGGCGGGATCTGGCGCGTGAGACCGCCGGCTCCAGCCATATCCGCTATGAATGCGGGCCGGTCGATATGCGCCTGACCACCAACGCCCCCCTGACCTATGTCCGCAACGCCCATATCTTCCGGCTCGAGAAGCCCCTGGCCTTCCATCTCGGTCCGGACGAGCCCTACCCCAACGACGTGCTGGCTGATTCCGAGCATATGCTGCACGCCACGACCGCCTACTGGCAGGGCTGGGTGCGCACCCTCTCCCTGCCGCTGGAGTGGCAAACCGCCGTCATCCGCGCGGCTATCACGCTCAAGCTGTGCGCCTATGAAGAGACCGGCGCCATCGTCGCGGCCATGACCACCTCCATTCCCGAAGCGCCGGGATCGCAGCGCAACTGGGATTACCGCTACTGCTGGATACGCGATGCCTATTATGTGGTGCGTGCACTGAACCGGCTGGGCGCCGCCGACATGCTGGAATCCTACCTGGTTTATCTGCGTAATCTTGTGGACATGTCCGCCGGTGGACATGTGCAACCCCTTTACAGCGTTGGGCTTGAGGCCGATCTGGTCGAGCGGATCGCCCCTGACATGCAGGGCTATCATGGCATGGGGCCGGTGCGTGTCGGCAACCAGGCCTTTGAGCATCACCAGCACGACGTCTATGGCCAGATGATCCTGCCGTTGACCCAGGCCTTCTTCGACGAACGCTTTTTGCGGCTGGGCACCGAAAGCGATTTTGCCGCCATGGAGCGCGTGGGCGAGCGCGCCTTCACCGTCTATGATCAGCCCGACGCCGGTCTGTGGGAATTCCGCACACGGGCGCGCGTCCATACCTATTCGGCACTTCTGTGCTGGGCGGCCTGTGACCGGCTGGGCAATGCGGCGGCCTCGCTTGGCCTCACCGAACGCAGCGAACACTGGACCCACCGCGCGAAGATCATCCGCAAGGCCATCGAGGAAAAGGCGTGGAACGAGACGCTTGGCATCTTCACCGGTTCGTTTGGTGGCGATGAGGTCGACGCCAGCCTGCTGCAACTGTTCGAACTGGGCTTCCTGCCGGCCGATGATCCGCGCTGCGTCGCCACCTTCGCCGAGGTTGAGCGCCAGTTGCGCAAGGGCGATAATCTCTATCGCTACGTCGAGCCCGATGATTTCGGCGAACCGGAGACGGCGTTCAACTTCTGCACCTTCTGGTACATCGAAGCGCTCTATATGCAGGGGCGTGTCGAGGAGGCGCGCGACCTCTTCGAGGCCATGCTGGCGCGGCGCACTCATTCGGGCCTGCTGTCCGAAGACGTCAAGGTCGATACCGGCGAACTATGGGGCAATTTCCCGCAGACCTATTCGCTGGTCGGCCTGATCACCTGCGCCACCCTGCTCAGCCGCCCCTGGACGGCGATCCGTTAG
- the otsB gene encoding trehalose-phosphatase, which produces MMMSQVEHAAQGTGGQMTLTMAHVSLFLDLDGTLAPFAPVPEGVGPDAARNSLLRDMQLRLSGRMAIVSGRSIADLDRILEGTIVAMAGSHGLQRRDARLDMLTARPHPKLAQAVRDIAAFAEKYPGVVVETKPLSVALHYRNAADIEVQVGAFADDLADRTGLKLQRGVMVAEFLSPGMDKGRAVRAFMVEPPFFGTMPLFIGDDLTDEDAFRAVNAFGGVGILVGPPRQTFARFRLDSVDAVHAWLARALQTEVFKLEVPVGPSYRRI; this is translated from the coding sequence ATGATGATGTCGCAGGTTGAGCATGCCGCGCAAGGTACAGGCGGCCAAATGACGCTGACGATGGCGCACGTGTCGCTGTTCCTTGACCTTGATGGCACGCTTGCGCCTTTCGCGCCTGTGCCTGAAGGGGTCGGGCCAGATGCCGCGCGCAACAGCCTGCTGCGCGACATGCAACTGCGCCTGAGCGGCCGGATGGCGATTGTCAGCGGCCGTTCGATCGCTGATCTCGACCGTATTCTCGAAGGCACTATTGTCGCCATGGCTGGCAGTCATGGCCTGCAACGCCGTGACGCTCGCCTCGATATGCTGACGGCGCGGCCCCATCCCAAACTGGCGCAGGCTGTGCGAGACATCGCGGCTTTTGCCGAAAAATACCCGGGCGTCGTGGTCGAGACCAAGCCGCTCAGCGTGGCGCTGCACTACCGCAACGCCGCCGATATCGAGGTGCAGGTCGGCGCCTTCGCTGATGATCTGGCGGATCGAACCGGCCTCAAGCTGCAACGTGGCGTCATGGTGGCGGAGTTCCTGTCACCCGGCATGGACAAGGGCCGCGCGGTGCGGGCCTTCATGGTCGAACCGCCCTTTTTCGGCACGATGCCGCTCTTTATCGGCGATGACCTGACCGATGAGGACGCCTTTCGCGCGGTCAACGCCTTTGGCGGCGTCGGCATTCTGGTCGGGCCGCCGCGTCAAACCTTTGCGCGCTTCCGTCTGGACAGCGTGGACGCAGTCCATGCCTGGCTGGCGCGGGCGCTGCAAACTGAAGTGTTCAAACTGGAGGTGCCTGTTGGGCCGTCTTATCGTCGTATCTAA
- a CDS encoding trehalose-6-phosphate synthase: protein MGRLIVVSNRVNPPADSGVGTAGGLAMALAAALREDKGLWFGWSGQTVETYTGQMSMQKVGGVTVALLDLEEQDQSEYYNGYANRTLWPLFHYRTDLVAYERSFDEGYTRVNTRFAETLLPLIGPDDLIWVQDYHLIPLARELRKRGVTNRIGFFLHIPWPARSILSTLPRHGELVEALFSYDQIGFQTEDDCENFVDYAVHDVQAVVSDGGLVEAYDKKVRAKAFPIGIDAEDFEETLKSDAAEAYRKLMVKSQAGRKMVLGVDRLDYSKGLEERFAAYETLLADNPDLHEHLFMLQIATRSRDDVDAYQDLRARLDTISGQINGAYATVDWVPLRYVNRPYRRDELAGIYRAAHIGLVTPLRDGMNLVAKEFVAAQDPANPGVLVLSQFAGAAEHMKEALIVNPLSREDMSEAIKKGLAMPLKERKARWEALYDNVRTHDVARWRDQFVACLKAA, encoded by the coding sequence TTGGGCCGTCTTATCGTCGTATCTAATCGTGTAAATCCGCCAGCCGATTCCGGCGTCGGCACCGCCGGCGGCCTCGCCATGGCGCTGGCGGCGGCCTTGCGCGAAGACAAGGGTCTGTGGTTCGGCTGGAGCGGCCAGACGGTCGAGACCTATACCGGCCAGATGTCGATGCAGAAGGTCGGCGGCGTCACCGTGGCCCTGCTCGATCTGGAGGAGCAGGACCAGAGCGAATATTACAACGGCTATGCCAATCGCACGTTGTGGCCGCTCTTTCACTACCGCACCGATCTGGTCGCCTATGAGCGCAGCTTCGATGAGGGGTATACCCGCGTCAATACGCGCTTCGCCGAAACCCTGCTGCCTTTGATCGGACCGGACGACCTCATCTGGGTGCAGGACTATCACCTGATCCCGCTGGCGCGCGAACTGCGCAAGCGCGGCGTCACCAACCGCATCGGCTTCTTCCTGCATATTCCGTGGCCGGCGCGCAGCATCTTAAGCACCCTGCCGCGCCACGGTGAACTGGTCGAGGCCCTGTTCAGCTATGATCAGATTGGTTTCCAGACCGAGGACGACTGCGAAAACTTCGTCGATTACGCCGTCCATGATGTGCAGGCGGTGGTCTCAGACGGCGGTCTGGTCGAGGCCTATGACAAGAAGGTACGCGCCAAGGCCTTCCCCATTGGTATTGACGCCGAGGATTTCGAGGAAACGCTGAAGAGCGACGCGGCAGAGGCCTATCGCAAGCTGATGGTCAAGAGCCAGGCGGGCCGCAAGATGGTGCTGGGCGTCGATCGGCTCGACTATTCCAAGGGGCTGGAGGAGCGCTTTGCCGCCTACGAGACCCTGCTGGCCGATAATCCCGATCTTCACGAGCATCTCTTCATGCTTCAGATCGCCACGCGCTCGCGCGATGACGTCGATGCCTATCAGGATTTGCGGGCAAGGCTGGACACCATATCCGGCCAGATCAACGGGGCCTATGCGACGGTCGACTGGGTGCCGCTGCGCTATGTCAACCGGCCTTACCGGCGTGACGAACTGGCCGGCATTTACCGCGCCGCCCATATCGGACTGGTGACGCCCTTACGTGATGGTATGAACCTCGTCGCCAAGGAATTTGTGGCAGCGCAAGACCCGGCCAATCCGGGCGTGCTGGTCTTGTCGCAGTTCGCTGGCGCCGCCGAGCACATGAAGGAGGCGTTGATCGTTAACCCGCTCAGCCGAGAAGATATGTCCGAAGCGATCAAGAAGGGGCTGGCCATGCCGTTGAAAGAACGCAAGGCGCGCTGGGAAGCGCTCTATGACAATGTCCGTACGCATGATGTGGCGCGTTGGCGCGATCAGTTCGTCGCGTGTCTCAAGGCGGCCTAA
- a CDS encoding c-type cytochrome: MKLIHALILTVCLGSMPAAVMAKPAKPAPVDPATLALGERAFAQCKACHSIEAGKRDGVGPNLYGFYGSKAGGHSATFKYSAAMKAYGVTWDDKTLDTFLTAPTKAVPGTRMAFRGVTDPKARAALVDYLRVKSSQ; this comes from the coding sequence ATGAAACTCATTCACGCTCTCATATTGACCGTCTGTCTGGGCAGCATGCCCGCGGCGGTGATGGCCAAGCCCGCTAAGCCGGCGCCGGTTGATCCGGCCACCCTGGCTCTGGGGGAGCGCGCCTTTGCACAGTGCAAGGCCTGCCACAGCATCGAGGCCGGCAAGCGTGACGGCGTCGGGCCCAATCTCTACGGATTTTACGGCAGCAAGGCCGGCGGCCACTCGGCGACCTTCAAATACAGCGCCGCGATGAAGGCCTATGGCGTCACCTGGGATGACAAGACGCTCGACACCTTCCTGACCGCTCCGACCAAGGCTGTGCCAGGCACACGCATGGCGTTTCGCGGCGTGACCGACCCGAAGGCCCGCGCGGCTCTGGTCGATTATTTGCGCGTGAAGTCGAGCCAGTAG
- a CDS encoding TonB-dependent receptor translates to MRNKFLRGTSVLAVAGALSSFILPVMAHAQAPAPAGDEEAVEVIVTGIRGSLSAAARIKRQSVVGLDSITSEDLGKFPDGNVAESLQRIPGVSIDRSLGEGSSVTVRGFGPQFNNVLLNGRTIANDSGGRGFGFDNIAAELISGADVYKTSRASIPEGGIGSTINLKTPRPLDIGATKGVVSLKAHNESLSGKTTPSAFALYSTTFYDGKMGLMVSASYQLRDAREDSFNVSGYVPNASIGTQAGQTNGYGSNISPNVPLFTNVRFPRNYNLNLSEQRQERTGLTATYQYRPSDELTFTADALFSRYNIKRTVATGAFYFLENQVRTAAIDANRDVIEQTENGQWDMVMQAYPRKSDTTAFGINMDWHPTDQLTIVGDLSTSDASNVGGSGSYYIVVGIPTNVTWKQPSDGSLPQLEVLGASISDPSNARAHYATRGGSNTSTSVQEGRLDATYIVDRGVFSSVMLGVAFNDTRKENELFGIGDAYCTYCGYPVVLPERFLTPLDLGNDFLGGGLGANAPLKFFSFDGLELLDYLASPEALAQLDTYYGRAPGSVAAQLEANGGYTLKRQPSSYWVEEKTSSAYIETNFAGEVADMPWSLNLGARYISTKVRASGSDRQLVDVKWISEGNQTPVYASATPVERTVEANYSKLLPSLNVKLNITRHLLARFGASETLTRPSPSDMRPNTSIDDARQGNMLASGGNPALKPYLSKNLDLSLEWYPKKNLNLAAAIFSKDVSDFIDYGVASEAFTITNAQRLDTTSVIDGRTHLADPAFTATTATFLTRRPRNLAKTRAEGIELAGTYSFDFLPGWWSGFGVTANATLVDSNAKVSNSTEVAGRTFALPGLGNSYNLIGFYEKGPLSVRVAYNKRDRFLSSLSGDGSGGPVFTQAYDQIDMRASYQITPRVDVFIEGTNLTKEHLVQKGYYEAELLSDNLDGAFYNVGFRMTF, encoded by the coding sequence ATGCGGAATAAGTTTCTAAGAGGGACGAGCGTTCTTGCGGTTGCCGGTGCGTTGTCGTCGTTTATCCTGCCGGTTATGGCCCACGCGCAAGCGCCGGCGCCAGCCGGCGATGAAGAGGCGGTAGAGGTTATCGTTACGGGTATTCGCGGAAGTCTGTCGGCTGCCGCCCGTATCAAGCGTCAGTCTGTAGTGGGGCTCGATTCCATTACATCAGAAGACCTGGGTAAGTTTCCTGATGGCAATGTGGCAGAATCCTTGCAACGCATTCCGGGTGTATCGATCGACCGAAGCCTGGGCGAAGGGTCGAGTGTCACCGTCAGAGGTTTCGGTCCGCAATTTAACAACGTTCTGCTTAACGGTCGGACGATTGCCAATGACAGCGGCGGCCGCGGCTTCGGTTTTGACAATATTGCTGCGGAGTTGATCAGCGGTGCCGATGTCTACAAGACCTCGCGGGCGTCGATCCCGGAGGGCGGTATTGGTTCTACCATCAATCTTAAAACGCCCCGTCCGCTTGATATCGGTGCTACAAAGGGGGTGGTGAGTCTGAAGGCGCATAATGAGAGCCTGAGCGGCAAGACCACGCCGAGCGCATTTGCGCTGTACAGCACGACGTTCTATGATGGCAAGATGGGCTTGATGGTCTCGGCGTCTTATCAGTTGCGCGATGCGCGCGAGGATTCGTTCAATGTCAGCGGCTATGTCCCGAACGCTTCGATCGGCACGCAAGCCGGTCAAACGAACGGATACGGTTCCAATATCAGCCCCAATGTGCCTCTTTTCACGAACGTTCGCTTTCCCCGCAATTACAATCTCAATCTGAGTGAGCAGCGCCAGGAGCGGACCGGGCTCACTGCGACCTATCAGTATCGCCCCAGTGACGAACTCACCTTCACGGCTGATGCGCTGTTTAGCCGCTACAATATCAAGCGCACCGTCGCGACCGGTGCGTTCTACTTCCTGGAAAATCAGGTGCGCACCGCCGCCATCGATGCCAATCGCGACGTCATTGAGCAGACTGAAAACGGGCAGTGGGACATGGTAATGCAGGCCTATCCTCGCAAGTCCGATACAACGGCCTTCGGCATTAATATGGATTGGCACCCCACTGATCAGTTGACGATTGTCGGTGACCTGTCGACGTCCGATGCCAGCAATGTTGGCGGCTCGGGATCCTATTATATTGTGGTCGGCATTCCGACCAATGTTACCTGGAAGCAACCGTCGGACGGCAGTTTGCCGCAACTTGAGGTCCTGGGTGCCAGTATCTCCGATCCAAGCAATGCACGGGCACACTATGCGACGCGAGGCGGTAGCAACACTTCGACATCTGTTCAGGAAGGACGCCTTGATGCGACCTACATCGTGGACCGCGGTGTCTTCAGTTCTGTCATGTTGGGTGTCGCGTTCAATGACACGCGCAAGGAGAACGAGTTGTTCGGTATCGGTGACGCCTATTGCACCTACTGTGGTTACCCGGTTGTCCTGCCGGAGCGTTTTCTCACGCCTCTTGACCTGGGCAATGACTTCCTGGGCGGTGGCCTGGGCGCCAATGCACCTTTGAAGTTCTTCTCCTTCGATGGTTTGGAGTTGCTCGATTATCTGGCTTCGCCTGAAGCGCTGGCGCAACTGGACACCTATTACGGTCGGGCACCCGGATCTGTGGCGGCTCAACTTGAGGCGAATGGCGGTTACACGCTTAAGCGCCAGCCCAGTTCGTACTGGGTGGAGGAGAAGACCTCATCGGCCTATATCGAGACCAACTTCGCGGGCGAGGTAGCGGACATGCCCTGGTCCCTCAATCTGGGGGCGCGCTATATCAGCACGAAGGTTCGTGCGTCTGGATCGGATCGTCAGCTGGTCGATGTCAAGTGGATATCCGAAGGTAACCAGACGCCGGTCTATGCCAGCGCAACGCCCGTTGAGCGTACAGTTGAGGCTAACTACAGCAAGCTTCTGCCCAGCCTCAATGTCAAACTGAACATAACCCGACACCTGCTGGCGCGCTTTGGTGCCTCGGAAACCCTTACCCGGCCGAGCCCGAGCGACATGCGTCCGAACACCTCCATTGACGATGCGCGTCAGGGCAATATGCTCGCCAGCGGCGGCAACCCGGCCTTGAAGCCTTACCTGTCGAAGAACCTTGATCTGTCGCTCGAGTGGTATCCGAAGAAAAACCTTAACCTGGCCGCGGCCATCTTCAGCAAGGATGTGAGCGACTTCATCGATTACGGAGTTGCCTCTGAAGCCTTCACCATCACCAACGCGCAACGTCTTGATACAACCAGCGTCATAGACGGCAGGACCCACCTGGCTGACCCGGCCTTTACGGCCACGACGGCCACCTTCCTGACCCGGCGTCCCCGCAACTTGGCAAAGACGCGTGCCGAAGGGATCGAGCTGGCGGGCACGTACTCCTTTGACTTCCTGCCCGGCTGGTGGAGTGGCTTCGGTGTTACTGCGAACGCGACCCTGGTCGACAGCAACGCCAAGGTGTCAAATTCGACAGAGGTTGCGGGTCGTACCTTCGCGCTGCCGGGGCTGGGCAACTCGTACAACCTGATCGGATTCTATGAAAAGGGCCCGCTTTCGGTTCGTGTGGCCTACAACAAGCGTGATCGGTTCTTATCCAGCCTGAGCGGCGATGGTTCGGGCGGGCCGGTCTTTACGCAAGCCTACGATCAGATTGATATGCGTGCCTCCTATCAGATCACCCCGCGCGTGGATGTGTTCATCGAGGGCACAAACCTGACCAAGGAGCATCTGGTCCAAAAGGGATATTATGAGGCCGAACTCCTGAGCGATAATCTCGACGGCGCCTTCTATAATGTAGGGTTCCGTATGACCTTCTGA
- a CDS encoding FadR/GntR family transcriptional regulator, with translation MRARLTPTNLTQSIVQDLGIEIVTGKYRDQVFPKEVELSQRYNAARTVTREAVKMLTSKGLLSARPRQGTRVEPEDHWNLLDPEVLRWLLERNFSLGLLIEFTQIRLSVEPGAACLAARVATGEQRAAINSAIGRMFAAERGEDDALTSDIDFHVAVLEASGNRFYRQMREMIETALRFSIRKTNDFKGVRLASVVDHKRVADAILAGDSAEAETRMRDLIQGALDLMVKVQADQTPQR, from the coding sequence ATGCGAGCAAGACTGACCCCAACGAACCTTACACAGTCTATCGTTCAAGACCTTGGTATAGAGATTGTTACAGGAAAGTACCGAGACCAGGTCTTCCCAAAAGAGGTTGAACTTTCGCAGCGCTACAATGCCGCGCGCACGGTGACGCGTGAAGCGGTCAAGATGCTGACGTCGAAAGGCCTGCTGTCGGCGCGACCGCGTCAGGGGACGCGCGTCGAGCCCGAAGATCACTGGAATCTTCTTGACCCCGAGGTGTTGCGCTGGCTTCTCGAACGTAATTTCTCGCTGGGTCTGCTTATAGAGTTCACGCAAATTCGGCTCAGCGTCGAGCCAGGCGCTGCCTGTCTCGCGGCCAGGGTCGCCACGGGTGAGCAGCGGGCGGCGATCAACAGCGCGATTGGACGTATGTTTGCGGCCGAACGCGGTGAAGACGACGCACTCACCTCCGACATTGATTTCCATGTCGCCGTACTCGAGGCGAGCGGCAATCGATTCTATCGCCAGATGCGCGAGATGATCGAAACTGCTTTGCGGTTCAGCATTCGAAAAACGAATGATTTTAAAGGTGTGCGGTTAGCGAGTGTCGTCGATCACAAACGTGTCGCCGATGCTATCCTGGCCGGTGACAGTGCCGAAGCTGAAACCCGGATGCGCGATCTGATTCAAGGCGCGCTTGACCTGATGGTCAAGGTCCAGGCCGACCAGACGCCTCAGCGCTAG
- a CDS encoding M24 family metallopeptidase, with amino-acid sequence MTVELAPVSVPDFGLPLQKPSVPVHTYDLRCRETYARAGCDWVAVYADREHFSNIAYLCDFEPRFEEAILMLGPEDARVIITGNECVSFAQAMTRLSSFEVRLCQAMSLPGQDRSRAPSLLAVLKDIGIRAGQRIGLVGWKPPALEAGEDAGFFFPSVYVDALRRSAGDPLAVVDRTESLMHPEQGLRAIVDADQIAAFEWAASRATAAVWRIVTQVREGDSELEAAARMAYAGEPLSAHVMLASSDASGPVVGLRSPTARRLSRGDGVTTAVGYWGGLSARAGLISDGDDDFLKTASAYFKGLLTWYETVDIGIAGTEVFSRVSETLAQGGLASMLNPGHLCGHEEWVNTPIRPTGDYRLRSGMVFQVDIIPTPMPLGWALNCEDPVVLADAALRSEIATRHPDVMSRIDARRSFMSEALGVNLGPSILPLGQTPGCLAPFWLKSGHLLVKG; translated from the coding sequence ATGACCGTCGAACTTGCGCCCGTATCCGTACCTGATTTCGGGCTACCTCTTCAAAAGCCCTCGGTCCCGGTTCACACCTACGATCTGCGTTGTCGAGAGACCTATGCCCGCGCTGGCTGCGACTGGGTAGCTGTCTATGCGGATCGCGAACACTTTTCCAACATCGCCTATCTTTGTGATTTCGAGCCGCGGTTCGAAGAAGCGATCTTGATGCTGGGGCCGGAAGACGCCCGCGTGATCATCACTGGCAATGAATGTGTCTCGTTCGCGCAAGCCATGACACGCCTCTCGAGCTTTGAGGTGAGGCTTTGCCAGGCGATGAGCCTTCCGGGCCAGGACCGAAGCCGTGCGCCCAGCCTGTTGGCGGTGTTAAAAGATATCGGCATCCGTGCCGGTCAACGTATTGGCCTTGTGGGCTGGAAGCCGCCTGCGCTTGAGGCAGGTGAAGACGCGGGCTTTTTCTTCCCGTCTGTCTATGTCGATGCGTTGCGTCGGTCCGCGGGCGATCCGTTGGCGGTTGTGGATCGGACCGAAAGCCTCATGCATCCGGAACAGGGATTGCGGGCGATCGTGGACGCCGACCAGATCGCCGCCTTCGAGTGGGCCGCGTCCCGGGCCACGGCGGCTGTCTGGCGGATTGTGACCCAGGTGAGGGAGGGCGACAGCGAACTTGAGGCTGCGGCGCGGATGGCTTACGCAGGTGAGCCGCTCAGCGCGCACGTTATGCTGGCCTCGAGCGACGCCTCAGGGCCGGTGGTCGGCTTGCGCAGTCCGACGGCGCGGCGATTGTCGCGAGGCGACGGCGTGACGACGGCGGTCGGCTACTGGGGCGGCTTGTCCGCCAGGGCCGGCTTGATCAGCGACGGGGACGATGATTTCCTGAAGACGGCATCGGCCTATTTCAAGGGCTTGCTTACGTGGTATGAGACTGTTGATATCGGCATTGCCGGGACAGAGGTTTTTTCGCGCGTCAGCGAAACCCTGGCGCAAGGGGGCTTGGCCTCCATGCTCAATCCGGGGCATCTGTGTGGTCACGAGGAGTGGGTTAATACCCCGATCCGTCCGACCGGGGATTACCGGCTCAGGTCTGGCATGGTCTTCCAGGTGGACATCATCCCGACGCCGATGCCGTTGGGTTGGGCTTTGAACTGTGAAGACCCGGTTGTTCTGGCGGACGCTGCGTTAAGATCCGAGATCGCCACGCGCCATCCCGACGTCATGAGCCGTATCGACGCCCGACGTAGCTTTATGTCTGAAGCCTTAGGCGTAAACTTAGGTCCGTCCATTCTGCCCCTGGGTCAGACACCCGGCTGTCTGGCGCCATTCTGGTTGAAATCCGGACATTTGCTGGTGAAGGGTTAA